The nucleotide window GCGTCTCTACAGTGCGTCTCTGCCAATACCAATATGAATACAATTACAGCCCAAAATAATTTAAAAATCCAACCATTGAAAAAGAAAGCCCTATTTAATTGGAGTAGTGGAAAAGATTCTGCTCTGGCACTGCACAAGATTCTGCAAAATAACGAATACGAAATTAATTGTTTGTTGACTATTGTAAACCAACAGTTCCAACGTATTTCGATGCATGGTGTTCGAGTGGAATTATTGGAACAACAGGCAAAAAGCATCGGTTTACCGCTCGAAATCATGCAAATTCCCGAGATGCCTACAATGGAAGTCTATGAAGCGGTTATGCAGACCACACTATCCAAATTAAAGGAACAAGGCGTCACCCATTCTATTTTTGGGGACATTTTTCTAGAAGATTTACGCAAATACAGAGAAGATAAATTGGCTGAAATGAATTTTGAGGGCGTATTTCCGCTTTGGAAAATTCCGAGCCTTGATTTAATAAATGAATTCATAGCATTGGGATTCAAGACTATTGTGGTTTGTGTTAATGAACGGTTTTTGGATAAAAGTTTTGTAGGACGTGTCATCGATCAGGATTTTATCGATGATTTACCCGAAAATGTCGATGTATGCGGAGAAAACGGAGAATTTCATACCTTTACTTTTGATGGCCCTATTTTCTCCAAACCCATTTCATTTGAAGTTGGTGAAGTGGTTTATCGAAAATACGAAAAACCAAAAAATCAAGATTCGTCTGATACTGCCTGTGACACTTCAGCCTCGGATGCTTTTGACTTCGGATTTTGGTATTGCGATTTAGTCGAAAAATAAGCATTCTTGAAAACCTATTGACCTAAAAATTGTTATGGAAACCAAAAACCATAGTATCGAATTAGAAAAAGTTTTGCTTTTTTTGGACGAAATCGGAATTGAAATTATCGAAAAAGAATTGGATGAAACCACTTTTTTGCCCGGTTTAGCTTTGGGAGCCAACAGCATTTATGTTGATTACCAAAGACTATTGTATCCAGGTGACCTTTTGCACGAAGCAGGACATTTGGCCGTTACCACTGCATCCGAAAGAAAGCTTGTCGGAACCGAAGCGATGCCAAAAGAATGGCCTTCACAGGGTGACGAAATTGGAGCTATTTTATGGTCGTATGCCGCTATTTGCCATTTGGAATTGCCTTTGGAATTTGTATTTCATCCCAACGGATATAAAAACTGTTCGGATTGGTTTATTTCAAATTTCAGCTGTGGAAAATATATTGGGTTGCCTTTATTGGAATGGCAAGGTTTGACTTTGAGTGAAGACACTGCCGTAAAAGAAGGAAAAAAAGCATTTCCGGTAATGCAAAAATGGTTAAGAGATTAAGTTATGGAAGAATTAGTACGCACTATAAAATTCCCAGTCACTTTTGACACTGAACGTCTGAAAGCGGATGTGCAAAAAGTTGTAAAGCAGAATTGGACAGACCATTACAATACGAATGACTATTCGGGCAAATGGATCTCGATTGCCCTGATGTCAAAGAGCGGAAAATCAAATGACATATATGCTCTTCCAAAGAGCGAAAAGCCTATTACAAATACTGAAATTTTGGATTCCTGTGATTATTTCAAAACAGTTTTGGATGGATTCCAATTTGAAAAAACGGCGGTTCGACTATTGCAATTGTCCGTTGGTGCCGAAGTTAAGCCACACAGTGACCATTGCTTGGGTTATGAAGACGGATTTTTCAGACTGCATATTCCAATTATCACTAATAACGGAGTGGAATTCATTTTGGATGGCAACCGCGTTATAATGAACGAAGGCGAGTGTTGGTATATCGATGCCAATTTTATTCATTCGGTGGCCAATAGAGGGACTAATGACCGCATACATTTGGTCATTGACGGCATTCGAAATGAGTGGACAGACCGGCTCTTTTTTGCGGAAGCGAACCCCAATCAATTCATCAAACCCAAACCTGTTATGAGCGAAGAGCAAAAACAACTTATGATAGCCGAATTACAGCGTATGAATTCTGCCGTGGCCAATGATTTGATTAAAGAAATGGAATAGTTCTAACCTTTTTCGACAACAATATTCTCAAGAACCAAAATATCCAAAGCTGAAATTCCAAATAGATAGAGTGCTTCTTCGGGAGTTTCAACGATAGGCATCCCTTTTTTATTCAAACTAGTATTGAGCAGCACAGCAATACCGCTTTGTCTTTCAAATTCTTTCAATAACTTAAAAAATCGCGGATTCCATGTTTCTTCAACGGTTTGAACCCGAGCCGATCCGTCACAATGTGTCACATTGATCAATTGGTTAAGATACTCAGGACGCGTTTTATCGACCAATATCATATAAGGGCTGTTTCTTCCGGATTCAAAATAATCTTGTACTTTTTCTTTTAAAACCGCAGGTGCAAATGGACGAAAATCTTCCCTGAATTTAATATCCCGATTGATGTGCAGTTTCATCCCATCGACTGACGGATGAGCCAAAATACTTCTTCTGCCCAATGAACGGGGTCCGAATTCAGCACCCGATTGAAACCACCCCATTGTTTTCCCCTCATGTAATTTTTTGGCACAATAGGACATCAAATCCTCTTCATTTTCAAATTTCTTCTGATTATAAGCTGAATTAACTTCTTTTTTGAGAGCTTCTTCTATTTCTTTTTCGCTATATTGCTTTCCGAAACAGGTACTTCCGTCGTGAAGAACTTTTGGCATATTTAAATACTCCAACCAACCGTAATAAGCACAGCCCAACGCAAGGCCGTTATCACCTGCGGCCGGTTCAAAATAAATAGTTTCTGCTATTTGTGCGTCTTCGAGTTTTGCATTGGCAACTGCATTCAGCGCAACTCCGCCGGTGTAACATAGATTTTTATGCGGAAATTGCTCTAATCTGTTTGTAATGCAAGTAATAACCGCCTTTTCTACCTGTTCCTGCGCCCACTTTGCCACATTGGCGTAATAGGAAAAATGTTCCTTAAAATATTCGTATCCTTTTGAAGGATTTGTAAAATGTTTTTTCCAATCATCTTTTACCAATACACATCCTGATTGAAACTCAAAAGCATCAAAATCAAAATCTTTGGCATTGCCAAAAGGTGCCAAGCCCATCAATTTCCCCACATCATCCATATCCCCAAAGACATAATGGCTTACTGCCGCATAAAATCCGCCTATGGAATGCTGCGTGGTGGGCAACTTCAATCCATTGTCTGAAGTCTGAGACATTGGACTAAAATCTTTGAGTAATGGGCTGAGTTTTTGACCGTCAAAATGATAAAAACTATCTTTCTCACACAACATTTGCATTTCGTTTAAAAAATTAGGATTTATGTACTCTTTCTGTTCAGGATGCATACTCAAAAACTGATCTAATGGACTACCACAACCGTCAATTACCATCACGGCACATTCAGAAAAAGGGGAAGTTCCCACAGCACTATAAGCATGTGCCAAATGGTGCGAAATATTGACAATCTTCGGAAAATCGGTGTTTGCAAAAATTCTTTCCCCCCTAAATTGATTTCGGTCGGGAATATCAAAATTAGCACATTGAACCACCAATGCGACATCACTAAGTGCTATTCCTTCAGCATCCAAACAATATTGAATTGCCAAAGTATCGTTGCCTCCATCGTGCTTTTTTCTGCTGATTCGCTCTTTTTCGATACCTACACAAACACGACCGTTTTTTAATAGTACGGCTGATCCGTTATGCGAAAGTCCTGTTCCTAATACGTAAATGGGTGGGGTCATTAAATAGCGTTATTATCGTTCTTCATACATTTTCAGCAACTGCGTCACGGTATTCCAATTTCGGATGGTGGCTGTAACATTCAGTTTTTTCTCGATATATTTTTGGTCAAATCGTGTTTTTCCAGCTCCTACAGCATATTTAATATAGATTCTGCTTTCGTCAATACTCGCTTCGTCGGGTTTTACCTGACTCATTTTTAAATCATTTATGCTTTCGCTTCGTTGCGGTATAGAGAGAAAAGCGACATATATTTTTTTGATATCCAACTCTTTCTCTTTCAAAAAAGGATTATTCTTGAAACAGCTTTCTAAGTCTGATTTGCCAATGACAACTGTTGGGACTTCGTGACCAAAAACCTTGAAAATTTCCTGTTTGATTTTGAAACCAACCGCAGCGGCATTTTCTTCCTCGGTATCCACAAAAACATTTCCGGATTGAATATAGGTTTGCACATTTTGAAAACCGATGTTCTCCAAAGCTGCTTTCAAGGCATCCATTTTTATCATATTGTGGCCGGAAACGTTGATGCCACGGAGTAATGCTAAATGAGTTGTCATTTTTTATAAAATTTTGTTTTGCTAAAGTAAAGGGAATTAAGGGAATTTCCTATAGCAATATCCATTTCCAAATTTCCCAACAAAAAACTATCTTCGCATTGCAAAAAGAGAAAAGAATATAGAATAAAGAGTCTAGACTTTATAAATCTAAAATCTGCAATCTAAAATAAATAATGTCCAATAATCTCCTAGAAACTCCCATCGAATATCTTAAAGGCGTTGGTCCCACTCGGGGCGCATTGTTACGTAAGGAATTGGGGATTTTTAAATACGGGGATTTAGTCAATTTTTTTCCGAACCGTTATATCGACCGCACTCGTTATTACAAAATCAATGAGTTGCAGAATAATATTGCCGAAGTTCAAATTATCGGCAAAATAATCAATATTAAAACCGTTGAATTTGGTAAAAACCAAAAGCGATTGGTCGCCACATTCGTGGATGATACAGGCCAAATGGAACTCAATTGGTTTCAAGGTCTTAAATGGATCAAAGAGAGTTTAAAACTCAATGAAGTCTGTGTTATTTTTGGAAAATGCTCCCAATACGGCAGTAATTACAGCATGGCGCACCCCGAAATTGAGTTGTTGAAGGAACATGAATCAAGTTTGCGATCAGCGATGCAACCTGTTTACCCTTCGACCGAAACATTGGCAAACCGCGGAATCACAAACCGTGTGGTGAACAAAATGATGCAGCAATTGTTTCTCGAAACACAAGCTTTGTTCAGCGAAACGCTGCCTTCCTATTTAATAAACGAACTCAAGCTGATTCCAAAAAACGCCGCTTTATTCAATATTCATTTTCCCAAGAGTGCCGAAATTTTGGCGAAAGCCCAATTCCGTTTAAAATTCGAAGAATTATTCTTTATTCAGTTGCAACTGATAACTAAGAATTTGATTCGGAAGCACAAAATCAAAGGTTTTCCGTTTACCAAAGTTGGGGAATTTTTTAACGAATTTTATAAAAATCATTTGCCATTTGACTTGACTAATGCCCAAAAAAGAGTAATCAAGGAAATTAGGACAGACATGGGCAGCAATGCCCAAATGAACCGTTTATTGCAAGGTGATGTGGGTTCCGGAAAAACCATTGTGGCTT belongs to Flavobacterium aquiphilum and includes:
- a CDS encoding diphthine--ammonia ligase; protein product: MNTITAQNNLKIQPLKKKALFNWSSGKDSALALHKILQNNEYEINCLLTIVNQQFQRISMHGVRVELLEQQAKSIGLPLEIMQIPEMPTMEVYEAVMQTTLSKLKEQGVTHSIFGDIFLEDLRKYREDKLAEMNFEGVFPLWKIPSLDLINEFIALGFKTIVVCVNERFLDKSFVGRVIDQDFIDDLPENVDVCGENGEFHTFTFDGPIFSKPISFEVGEVVYRKYEKPKNQDSSDTACDTSASDAFDFGFWYCDLVEK
- a CDS encoding aspartyl/asparaginyl beta-hydroxylase domain-containing protein, with the protein product MEELVRTIKFPVTFDTERLKADVQKVVKQNWTDHYNTNDYSGKWISIALMSKSGKSNDIYALPKSEKPITNTEILDSCDYFKTVLDGFQFEKTAVRLLQLSVGAEVKPHSDHCLGYEDGFFRLHIPIITNNGVEFILDGNRVIMNEGECWYIDANFIHSVANRGTNDRIHLVIDGIRNEWTDRLFFAEANPNQFIKPKPVMSEEQKQLMIAELQRMNSAVANDLIKEME
- a CDS encoding carbamoyltransferase family protein; the protein is MTPPIYVLGTGLSHNGSAVLLKNGRVCVGIEKERISRKKHDGGNDTLAIQYCLDAEGIALSDVALVVQCANFDIPDRNQFRGERIFANTDFPKIVNISHHLAHAYSAVGTSPFSECAVMVIDGCGSPLDQFLSMHPEQKEYINPNFLNEMQMLCEKDSFYHFDGQKLSPLLKDFSPMSQTSDNGLKLPTTQHSIGGFYAAVSHYVFGDMDDVGKLMGLAPFGNAKDFDFDAFEFQSGCVLVKDDWKKHFTNPSKGYEYFKEHFSYYANVAKWAQEQVEKAVITCITNRLEQFPHKNLCYTGGVALNAVANAKLEDAQIAETIYFEPAAGDNGLALGCAYYGWLEYLNMPKVLHDGSTCFGKQYSEKEIEEALKKEVNSAYNQKKFENEEDLMSYCAKKLHEGKTMGWFQSGAEFGPRSLGRRSILAHPSVDGMKLHINRDIKFREDFRPFAPAVLKEKVQDYFESGRNSPYMILVDKTRPEYLNQLINVTHCDGSARVQTVEETWNPRFFKLLKEFERQSGIAVLLNTSLNKKGMPIVETPEEALYLFGISALDILVLENIVVEKG
- a CDS encoding DUF1697 domain-containing protein codes for the protein MTTHLALLRGINVSGHNMIKMDALKAALENIGFQNVQTYIQSGNVFVDTEEENAAAVGFKIKQEIFKVFGHEVPTVVIGKSDLESCFKNNPFLKEKELDIKKIYVAFLSIPQRSESINDLKMSQVKPDEASIDESRIYIKYAVGAGKTRFDQKYIEKKLNVTATIRNWNTVTQLLKMYEER